Proteins co-encoded in one Chitinophagales bacterium genomic window:
- a CDS encoding SDR family oxidoreductase yields the protein MANYYQNKVVWVTGASSGIGEALTYAFNERGAKLVISARRESELERVKNNCKNKSAEVFILPLDLAKHDELPAIAAKSIAHFGKIDILVNNGGRGFRGLVKDTEMEVHKQIMDVNYFGTVAVTKAVLPNMIANKSGQIAVISSLTGKFGTPMRSAYAASKHALHGFFDALQAEVFKDGVKITMICPGFVSSNLLTKSLTADGGLYGEEEESAYKRMPADVFAQKALKAIEGQKEEVYIGGTEKLAIYAKRFVPSIFNYFIRKSKVS from the coding sequence ATGGCAAATTACTATCAAAACAAAGTCGTATGGGTAACAGGTGCTTCTTCTGGAATTGGAGAAGCCTTGACTTATGCCTTCAATGAAAGGGGGGCAAAATTGGTGATTTCTGCTCGTCGGGAATCTGAATTGGAAAGGGTGAAAAACAACTGCAAAAACAAATCGGCAGAAGTATTCATTTTGCCTCTCGACCTCGCAAAACACGATGAACTTCCTGCAATTGCAGCCAAAAGTATTGCGCATTTTGGCAAAATAGATATTTTGGTCAACAATGGTGGACGAGGTTTTAGAGGTTTGGTAAAAGATACCGAAATGGAAGTACATAAGCAAATTATGGATGTTAATTATTTTGGCACAGTGGCTGTTACCAAAGCTGTTTTACCGAATATGATTGCCAATAAATCGGGACAAATTGCAGTGATTAGCTCTTTGACGGGTAAGTTTGGAACGCCTATGCGTTCGGCTTATGCGGCATCAAAACACGCTTTGCACGGTTTTTTTGATGCTCTGCAAGCTGAAGTTTTTAAGGATGGGGTGAAGATTACCATGATTTGCCCAGGTTTTGTGTCCTCCAATTTGCTGACCAAATCACTGACGGCTGACGGCGGTTTGTATGGTGAGGAGGAAGAAAGTGCGTACAAAAGGATGCCCGCAGATGTGTTCGCTCAAAAAGCATTGAAGGCGATTGAAGGTCAAAAAGAAGAGGTGTATATTGGAGGAACTGAAAAATTAGCGATTTATGCGAAGCGGTTTGTTCCGAGTATTTTCAATTATTTTATTAGGAAATCGAAGGTTAGTTAG
- a CDS encoding DUF5683 domain-containing protein — MRTIQFLIPFLFLLLGNPLNAQELDPVQIIPPDTIPTTAIDSIPLVSINADSVVIAARKNPTLLPDSVLRKHSKRAAMWSLIPGGGHLYNKQYWKAPVYAGLFVGGAATTILLKSEYNTYQNAYKSRLDNQVLQNPDYQESAQTANLSLVELREKRRTAGRNYTVGFTSTAIIYGANIIDAFVSSEIKRKNRPHSPLRAATRSALLPGLGQVYNRKYWKIPIIYGLLGFTGYLVVDHFKNRQLFRDQYLALTREGYGDPPLTSPFYQTDTNALNAFESRDRLLSISILFTGLIYAINIIDATIDAHLYDFDVSDDLSIRVEPNFAPDEFGRMGFRGVRWVVDF, encoded by the coding sequence ATGCGTACAATCCAATTTCTCATCCCTTTCTTATTCCTACTCTTGGGCAATCCCCTAAACGCCCAAGAACTCGACCCTGTTCAAATTATACCACCCGATACCATCCCTACTACTGCCATAGACAGTATTCCATTAGTAAGCATCAATGCTGATTCAGTGGTCATTGCAGCGAGGAAAAACCCAACCTTGCTGCCCGATTCTGTCTTGCGAAAGCACTCCAAACGGGCGGCAATGTGGTCTTTGATTCCAGGAGGTGGGCATCTTTACAACAAACAATATTGGAAAGCACCCGTTTATGCAGGGCTTTTTGTAGGGGGAGCAGCCACCACAATTCTCCTCAAAAGCGAGTACAATACCTATCAAAACGCCTACAAAAGTCGTCTGGACAATCAAGTGCTGCAAAATCCTGATTACCAAGAAAGCGCACAAACTGCAAATTTAAGTTTGGTAGAATTGCGGGAAAAACGAAGAACAGCAGGGCGAAACTATACCGTAGGGTTCACCAGTACCGCCATTATCTATGGTGCCAACATCATTGATGCCTTTGTCAGCTCCGAAATCAAACGCAAAAACCGCCCACATTCTCCCCTTCGTGCGGCCACACGCTCGGCATTATTGCCAGGATTGGGGCAGGTGTACAATCGCAAATATTGGAAAATTCCGATTATTTATGGACTCTTGGGATTCACAGGTTATCTAGTTGTCGACCACTTCAAAAACCGACAACTCTTTCGAGACCAATATCTTGCCCTTACCCGTGAAGGCTATGGTGACCCGCCATTGACCTCCCCTTTTTACCAAACAGACACAAATGCCCTCAATGCTTTTGAAAGTCGTGACCGTTTGTTGTCCATTTCCATTCTGTTTACAGGCTTGATTTATGCCATCAACATCATTGACGCAACGATTGACGCACACCTCTATGATTTTGATGTAAGTGACGATTTGAGTATCCGAGTCGAACCTAATTTTGCGCCCGATGAATTTGGCAGAATGGGATTTAGAGGAGTAAGATGGGTAGTGGATTTTTAG